The following coding sequences lie in one Pontibacter sp. G13 genomic window:
- a CDS encoding alpha/beta hydrolase, producing the protein MNSQFPSHQPSNRQVWTTVDLSFGEHQVRGWKLGNGPKLLVCFHGYLQTGRTFRHLFPHAVKDLTILAVDLPLFGGTDWPADHPTLHESYLLDLWKKIRGTFPAPDPIILGFSMGGRVALCLQQALHDPIRNAILVAPDGIKSNFFHRWVMHNPLGNVVVKWFCDHPAIILGMVDTAYRFRLIDKFLHRFLRGNFEHAHQRELLLGTLAVYSGPALSLRKLAKHTEGKVNWTIIWGRFDQSLSFRLADRFARLFTDTDVYILPAKHLVMEEKPGAVFEIISRKIGIQFDPKDR; encoded by the coding sequence ATGAATAGCCAATTTCCTTCTCACCAACCATCCAATCGTCAAGTATGGACAACCGTAGATCTATCATTCGGTGAACATCAAGTCCGCGGATGGAAGCTTGGAAATGGTCCCAAACTATTGGTTTGTTTTCATGGATACCTTCAGACGGGACGTACCTTTCGGCATCTATTTCCCCATGCCGTGAAGGACCTGACCATCCTCGCAGTGGACCTGCCTTTGTTTGGAGGGACAGATTGGCCAGCCGATCATCCAACACTTCATGAGTCCTACCTACTAGACCTTTGGAAAAAAATCCGAGGGACATTTCCGGCACCTGATCCCATCATATTGGGCTTCAGTATGGGAGGTCGAGTAGCGCTCTGCCTACAGCAAGCCCTCCACGATCCCATCCGAAACGCTATCCTCGTAGCTCCTGATGGGATCAAATCCAACTTTTTCCATCGTTGGGTGATGCACAATCCTCTGGGAAATGTAGTGGTGAAATGGTTCTGTGATCATCCTGCGATCATTTTGGGCATGGTGGATACTGCCTACCGTTTTCGGCTTATCGACAAATTTCTTCACAGATTTTTGAGGGGGAATTTCGAACATGCACATCAGCGGGAGCTGCTGCTCGGGACCTTAGCGGTGTATAGCGGTCCAGCACTCTCCCTTCGTAAGCTGGCAAAGCATACGGAGGGCAAAGTGAACTGGACCATTATCTGGGGAAGGTTTGACCAAAGCTTGTCCTTTCGGCTCGCGGATCGGTTTGCTCGGCTATTCACTGACACGGACGTGTACATACTTCCGGCCAAGCATTTGGTCATGGAGGAAAAACCGGGGGCAGTTTTTGAGATTATCTCCAGGAAAATAGGGATCCAGTTTGACCCAAAAGACCGTTAA
- the rfaE2 gene encoding D-glycero-beta-D-manno-heptose 1-phosphate adenylyltransferase — MYQTRDKILDLAQLTERIHAWRVTGESIVFTNGCFDLLHLGHIDYLEKARQLGNRLVVGLNADLSVRRLKGEARPVNGQTSRARMLAALGFVDAVTVFYEDTPYNLIQHVEPDVLVKGADYEVHEIVGHDIVQARGGFVHRIKFLEGYSTSNLIEKLKLDIPAALEDDAPTGNTPQTT; from the coding sequence ATGTATCAGACCCGAGACAAAATTCTGGACCTTGCGCAATTGACGGAACGGATTCATGCTTGGCGAGTAACCGGTGAGTCCATTGTCTTCACAAATGGTTGCTTTGATCTGCTGCATTTAGGCCATATCGACTACCTCGAGAAAGCTCGACAGTTGGGAAATCGCCTCGTGGTAGGACTCAATGCAGATCTCTCAGTCCGAAGACTCAAGGGGGAAGCCAGACCTGTCAATGGGCAGACCAGTCGTGCGCGTATGCTTGCCGCTTTGGGCTTCGTGGATGCTGTAACTGTTTTCTACGAAGACACGCCGTACAATCTCATCCAACATGTGGAACCAGATGTACTCGTCAAAGGTGCAGACTATGAAGTGCATGAAATTGTTGGGCACGATATCGTGCAGGCTCGTGGAGGATTTGTCCACCGAATCAAATTCCTTGAGGGATATTCTACTTCCAATCTGATCGAAAAGCTCAAACTGGATATTCCGGCAGCTTTGGAGGATGATGCCCCTACAGGGAACACTCCGCAAACCACCTGA
- a CDS encoding PIG-L family deacetylase translates to MQVQLILAHADDETLGAGGTVRYLLSRGHEVRLIIVSDAVVTLRSQIDDNGPAWDQACDKLGLQHRAKLNFQDQRFETYPVAEIAHAIHQELDAPDLIITHSDKDLNRDHRIVREAVNIVSRPRSRRVSVLACEIPAVATWNQQPFAPNFYVGIEPYLPTKLEAFSCYGHELREMPDPYSLEGLEHLAAFRGMESGYRYAEGFEVVRWFAECSL, encoded by the coding sequence ATGCAAGTTCAACTTATCCTCGCACATGCCGATGACGAGACGCTCGGAGCAGGCGGTACTGTCCGCTATCTGCTCTCCCGCGGCCATGAAGTGAGATTGATCATCGTATCCGATGCGGTGGTTACGCTACGAAGCCAAATTGACGATAACGGACCCGCGTGGGATCAAGCCTGCGACAAGCTGGGGCTTCAGCATCGAGCCAAGCTCAATTTTCAAGATCAGCGATTTGAAACGTATCCAGTTGCTGAGATTGCCCATGCCATCCATCAGGAATTGGATGCCCCAGATCTGATCATCACCCACAGCGACAAAGATCTCAATCGCGATCACAGAATCGTCCGCGAAGCCGTGAATATCGTCTCAAGGCCCCGTAGTCGCAGAGTCAGCGTATTAGCCTGTGAAATTCCAGCGGTTGCGACCTGGAATCAGCAACCTTTCGCGCCCAATTTTTACGTAGGAATTGAGCCATATTTGCCCACCAAGCTGGAGGCATTTTCCTGCTATGGGCACGAGCTCCGAGAGATGCCAGACCCCTATTCGTTGGAAGGACTTGAGCATTTGGCGGCATTCCGGGGGATGGAGTCTGGCTACCGATATGCAGAGGGATTCGAGGTGGTCAGGTGGTTTGCGGAGTGTTCCCTGTAG
- a CDS encoding class I SAM-dependent methyltransferase — translation METKASKTDISSKDMLTARLAANKMATRDFDEWCIRQLPELPMPAKVMDIGCGTGKQLNLFGPLLSPKSTLMGMDLSEASIQTAKDSYRGAAQLAAEVGSFDELDSMNLPDGEWDLIYAVYAMYYTQDLPKLIREVHRLLKPGGICWVIAPYFGTNDEFLRILRPLHEVEDFMDYVFDRFHQEVIAEGESVGFSSLKTSHLRNEVRFPHPEAFMKYLRNSLFYRAGHDDAIAREVQAVCDAQGYFGVSKRIISIQLRK, via the coding sequence ATGGAGACAAAAGCTTCGAAAACCGATATTTCGTCAAAAGACATGCTCACTGCCCGCCTTGCAGCCAATAAGATGGCCACACGGGATTTCGATGAGTGGTGTATTCGACAACTCCCCGAATTGCCCATGCCCGCCAAGGTGATGGACATCGGCTGTGGAACCGGCAAACAGCTCAATCTGTTTGGGCCGCTTCTGTCCCCCAAATCTACGTTGATGGGGATGGATCTATCCGAAGCCAGTATTCAGACCGCCAAGGATTCCTATCGCGGAGCTGCACAGCTTGCTGCCGAGGTGGGGAGTTTCGATGAGCTGGATAGCATGAATCTCCCAGATGGCGAATGGGACTTGATCTATGCTGTCTACGCGATGTACTACACCCAGGACCTTCCCAAGCTGATTCGTGAGGTCCATAGGCTACTCAAGCCGGGCGGTATCTGCTGGGTGATTGCTCCGTATTTTGGTACCAATGACGAATTCCTCCGAATTCTGAGGCCCTTGCACGAGGTTGAGGATTTCATGGATTATGTGTTTGATCGCTTTCATCAGGAGGTGATCGCAGAAGGCGAATCAGTGGGATTCTCGAGCTTGAAGACCTCTCATCTCCGCAATGAGGTCAGATTTCCGCATCCAGAGGCCTTCATGAAATATCTCCGGAATTCGCTCTTCTATCGAGCGGGGCATGATGACGCGATCGCCCGTGAAGTTCAGGCGGTATGCGATGCCCAAGGATATTTTGGGGTGAGCAAGCGCATCATTTCGATTCAACTCAGAAAGTAG